A window of Desulfuromonas soudanensis genomic DNA:
TTCTTTCGCAATTATCCCTGCAGGGAGTTCAGGAATATCCCCTGGGCGCCGGGGGGATCTGCCTGCGCGGCGACACCTGCATCGGCGGCAAACGTCTGCACCTCTTCAATGTTCGTTTGGGCTCCACCGACCGGGGACGCCAGATCGCCTCCCTCCTGGGTCCCGAGCTTCTCGGCAGCCGTTCCGTCTCCTGCCCGACCCTTGTGCTCGGGGATTTTTCCGACCTCTGGTGGGGGGCGGGAAATCTCAACCTCGCCCTTTCGCTGGAAAAGGTCGGTCGTCCCCTGTGGAGCGCCACCTATCCGGCCCGATTCCCCCTGGCGGCGCGGGATCGCATCTATCTCCGGGGCGGCCTGAGGGTTCTCGATTACCGGGTCCTGCGTCACCGCCTGGCTCGCCAGGGTTCGACCCACCTCCCCTTCCTTGTCACCGTTCAGGTTGTCGATCCCCGCACCCACCTGAAAGTCGAAAAGCTCCACCGGAACCGCATGGAAACAGCCCCGGGCTGAATTCGGGACCAGCCTGTGGACAAGGTTGTGGAAATGGTTGATAAATATCCGGAAGGAGAGGCTTCGGGCGAAGATATGGAGGTGAAAAGGAGAGAAGATGCGGCGCGCGTCCTGGCCGTTCTCGAAAAAACCTACCCCCGGGCCGCCTGTGCCCTCCTTTATGACACACCCTTGGAACTCCTCGTCGCCACGATCCTCTCGGCCCAGTGCACCGACCTGAGGGTCAACCAGGTCACCCGGGAGCTGTTTCGCCGTTACCCCGATGTTCGGGCCTATGCCTCCGCAGACCCCGAGGAACTCGAAGGGACGATTCGCTCCACAGGGTTTTTCCGCAACAAGGCCCGCAATCTGATCGCCTGCGCAGCCGCTCTTCTCGAGCGTCATGACGGAGAGGTTCCGAAAACGATGGAGGAGTTGACCGCTCTGCCGGGGGTCGGGCGCAAGACAGCCAACGTCGTTCTCGGAAATGTCTTCGATGTCCCGGGGATGGTGGTCGATACCCATGTCCGTCGGGTTTCCAGACGTCTCGGCTGGACGAAACACCGTGATCCGGTGAAGATCGAACAGGACCTGTCCCTCCTTCTGCCAAGGGA
This region includes:
- a CDS encoding endonuclease/exonuclease/phosphatase family protein; protein product: MKTIRVMTYNVHHCLGSDGRFDAGRVVQVIDQGGADIIALQDLQSATEKGTLAHFGRALGMNSYAGSPDSPLGFLSQLSLQGVQEYPLGAGGICLRGDTCIGGKRLHLFNVRLGSTDRGRQIASLLGPELLGSRSVSCPTLVLGDFSDLWWGAGNLNLALSLEKVGRPLWSATYPARFPLAARDRIYLRGGLRVLDYRVLRHRLARQGSTHLPFLVTVQVVDPRTHLKVEKLHRNRMETAPG
- the nth gene encoding endonuclease III produces the protein MVDKYPEGEASGEDMEVKRREDAARVLAVLEKTYPRAACALLYDTPLELLVATILSAQCTDLRVNQVTRELFRRYPDVRAYASADPEELEGTIRSTGFFRNKARNLIACAAALLERHDGEVPKTMEELTALPGVGRKTANVVLGNVFDVPGMVVDTHVRRVSRRLGWTKHRDPVKIEQDLSLLLPREKWTLASHLLIFHGRALCRAPVPTCSSCPLSGLCPRCGVVKAK